In Candidatus Nezhaarchaeota archaeon, the sequence AAGGTTATATTCACTGCCTTAAAGTCTTTAGTGGGACTCTGCATGTCTGTTGAGGATCTACCTAGACTTCTTCATTTAAGGTTAGATAGGCGCTTCCTAATAGGCAATATAGGCTTAAGCTATGAGGAGGAGATCAAGGAGAAGGGGGTAAAGGATTACGACAAGGTCCTGCTTAAAATAGAGAAGCTAGACTCATCTAAGGCTCTTGAAATACCAGCCTACTTCCACTGGATTTACACCATGGCTGGCAAAAAGCCTCAATTCATAGTAATGGCCGAGGGGCATGACATCCTCCTAAGAGAAGGTTTCAGGGACATGGAACCGATAAAGCTAACCATAATTAAGGTTTTAAAGTAGCATCACTCTCGCCAATCACGTACAGGTACAGTTTATGTGGTTGACCAAAGAAATCAGCTAACCCCTCAACTTTAACCGGCCTCCACCCTGGAACTTCAAATTGATGAGATACTACCCTAACCCCCTTCTTAAGCTCCCTCTCTAACTTTGGCTTTAATTGAGCGTTAAGCTCCGTGGTCAAGTACAGGTAGACTATAGTAGCACAACTTACATCAAATTGGAACAAGTCTCCATGATGTATCTCTATTAGATCCTGCAAACCTTCCCTAGAGACCCTCCTCCTAGCTTGCTCGACAAGGTCTTTCTTTATCTCTACACCAACACACTTTAAACCAATCTTCTTAGCTGCAATGACTAAGACCCTGCCATCACCACAACCTAAATCGTATAACACGTCATCTTTCCTCGCTTTAGCAAGCTCAAGCATCTTCAATACTACTTCTTCAGGCGTCGGGAAGAACAATGTAGTCTTCACGGCCATAACCCTTGACACCAAATGACAAATGAGATAGAGATCGCTTTTAAGCTTTGATTAAGTGCTAAACCGCTGTCTACGACTTGCATGAACTATGACTATGGTAGAGTACAAGAGCGAGAGCGTAGCGTTAAGCTTCATGCGATGGCCCATCATCAATGCAGAGTACATTAAGGAGACTTCATAAGGCTAGTCAGTCAAGGTGAAAAGACCATCCTGTACGGCCAAGTTCCAGGTCCATTAATGCTCAGCATCACTACCATAAAGCTACTCATCAACAAGCTTAAGTAGCCGTCAAGGTTCAGGAAGGGCTTATATTTAGGACTAAACCCCAAAAATTTGGTTTAAGGGTCCAAGCTCACGTCATAATGTATGATGGTTGAGCAAAATGATAATAGCTGATCTCCATGTCCACAGTCACAATTCAATAGACTCCTTTCTTGACCCTCAACGGATCATCGAGGTAGCATTGAAGAGGGGGCTTAACTGTGTTGCAGTCACGGACCACAATACTGTGAGAGGGGGGCTTGAGCTGGTCCGTGAAGCTAAGAGTTATCAAGGGTTCATAGCGATACCAGGGGTTGAGCTTAAGACAAACATAGGTGATGTGATACTTCTCTTCATAGAGGAGGAGGTCAAAATTAAATCGTATAACGAAGTTCTAGACTACGCTGAGAGCATGGACGCTCTAACGGTACTAGCTCACCCTTATCGAGGACACGTTATGATTGATGATGTGGCCAAGAAGGTCCATGCCATAGAGGTCCTCAATTCTAGGAGCGATAAGATTGCAAACTCGAAAGCTTACAACCTAGCTTTGAAGCTTGGTAAGCCTATGATCGCGGGGAGCGACGCTCACATGGCGTTCGAAATAGGTAAGGCAGTGACGATAGTTAACGGCTCGACGATAGAGGATGTTAGAAAAGCGATCATTAAAGGTTCAGCTCAAATAGCTGGGTCAGAATCAAACTTAATGGTTCACGCCTTTAGCTTAGCAGCTAAGCTTGCCAAGATTATAATGGGAAAGCATAAATGGGATTGGTGATTAAACCTCGACCTCTCCTCCCGGCTTCAACACAATCACCTTGACGTCGGGGGCCAATCTTTTAACTTCATTCACAAAGTCATCAGCACTCTTAACCAAAACTGGGAACGTGGCGTAGTGCATCGGTATGGCCACCTTGGGCCTTAACACCCTTAAAGCGAGCGCAGCCTCTCTTGGTCCCATAGTGTAATGCCCACCTATCGGTATTAACACCACCTCGGGATTAAATGCCTCCTTAATAGCTTGAAACTCAATCGTGTAGCCGGTGTCCCCCATGTGGTAAATCCTAAAGCCATCGATATCCACTATTACACCAACAGGCTTACCAATAGTACAAGTATGAGCTGCAGGAACTAGAGCAACCTTAAAGACTCCATTCACATCAACTAGGGAGCCAATGTTAAGAGCCAGCCCACTTAATCCCTCCCCTTCAAGCTTCCAAATAAGCTCTGGTACCCCTATGATCCTCGACTTATACTTCCTCGCTATCTCAGCAGCATCACCGTAGTGATCGAAATGGTCGTGAGTTATGACTATAAAGTCAATGTGTTCAAGATCGGTGATACGTATTGGACATGCAGGGTTATTAGAGATCCATGGATCTATGAGCAGCCGCTTCCCCTTAAACGTCAACATGAACGTTGCATGACCAAGCCACCTTATCTTGACAGGCATGGCTACTCACAATAAATATGCCGCTCATTCTTTATGATAAATCTTGCCACTCATTAGGAAGCCCAGCCCAGCTAATAAGTTCCCAATAAGGTTCATGACCGTCAACGATATGATTGAGAAGTTGATAATCATAAGCGAGATGCTCACTTCATGTATGTTGATCGGCTCCTCACCTGCTAGTGCAAGGACTGTGACTATTAAGAACAACATGATCATGGCGAGCGCGAGAGAAGCTCCTGCACCCTTTAAGATCGCAACTTTACACCGTCTCCCCAAATTAATGAGTAAGGCTGCTAGAGTGCCATAAGTAACGACCACTATTGGAAAGACTATAGCGATTAGTAACAATGCCTCATGAGTAGACTTCTCGATTGCCGGTCCGTAGAGACTCATGGAGGTCAATTGCAAGATCATAGCGCTTAACGCGAAACCTTGGATCATTAATAGCACACCAACAACTCTTCCAAGTTGAAGCTTCGACATGAACCAGCCAATACCGACAATGAAAGACCCAATGCATACAGCTACTAAGTGAGGTGCAGCCATTACTAAGTGACCAAGGCAAACTGCTCGCCTAGACTTAACGTCAAACAGGGAGCCAAGCTCTTCTCGAGCTTCCAAACTCATCAACAACATCTCACTTAGCTATTAGTGCTCGAAAGCAACATGAATATTGTCCAACCCCCCTCACTTAAACCCTCTAACAAGTCGAACCTCTCCACGGTCTTGAAGGCCCTCTACGAAGACATCTACAACCCCTTTGCAGAGAGTACCCCACCATCCTCAGAAGTTTAACCGTTCACGTGTATAAGCATCCATGATGGTGACAGTGGGCTAAAAATCAAGAGGCACACTCAGTTAATCCCTCATCTTCATATCCTCCCAGGCCTTATCACATCACTAATATGAACAATAACGTCACGCTCACGCTCCTTACCGTTAATGATTGTTAAGCCATCAATTTCAATCATGTGAAATTTGTAAGAAGCTTGTTAAGGGTGTAAGCAGATTAGTGGTATGGGCTTGAGGATGCTAGCACCTTAACTACCATCAACATCCACGTTTGCAATAACCTAGACCAATGTAAATAAGGGGGTGGGCTTTAAAAGTCTACGGTCTTCCCCTCATAAGCGTATAGGAAGAGCTTCTTATAATCTTCAAGCGTTGGCACTCTTGGACTAGTTATTGTCCCCGTTGACGCTAAAGCCCTTTCAGCAAGACCATCTAAATTATTCCTTAGATCCTCAAAGCTAATGCCCAACTCCTTTATGGAGGTAGGCTCATTGACCTCCCTCAATAGGTTCCCGAGGGCCTCCATAAACTTATTGAAGGCCTCCTCGTCAGTCTCGGCTCTAATCCCTATAGCATTGGCGAGGCTCCCGAATCGATCCATGGCTGCTTTAGCCATGTACTCCAACGCACATTTCAAGACTACAGCAAGACTCCTACCATGCGGGATCTTAAACAGAGCACCCAATGCATGGCCCATGGCATGAGCTATGCATACTTGAGAGTTGCTGAATGCAAGTCCAGCCATAGTTGCTGCATAGTGCATCTTCTCCTTCGCCTCCTTGTCTCGATCATCCTTATAGGACCTTGGTAGGTACTTGAATATTGTCCGTATCGCAACTGTAGCCAAGTTATCTGAGAAGTAGTTTCGCCATTGTGAAATGTAAGCTTCTAAAGCATTGACTAACGCGTCCACTCCACTATCAGCTACAAGACTCTTTGGCATTGTGAGAGGAAGTTGGGGGTCAAGTATTGCTACATCGGCCACCAACTCTCTTGATGCAAGTTCCATCTTCCTATTCTCTACAGTATCTGTGATGACGATGGCCCAAGTAGCCTCTGAGCCTGTTCCGCTTGTTGTTGGGATCGCTATAAACCTAGCCTTCTTCCTTAAGCCGAGTGCTAAAAGTGGGCTTATCTCCTCAACTCTAATGTCAGGCCTCTCGTATAGGACCCATGAAGCTTTAGCTGCATCTATGCAGCTACCTCCACCTAACCCGATGATCCAATCAGGTTCAAAAAGCCTTGCACGCTCTGCACACCTAATAACAGTCTCCTTAGAGGGCTCCGGCTCAACTTCATCAAAAACTTCTACCTCAAACTTGGCTTCCTTTAAGTAATTTATAGTTCTATCAACAAAGCTTAGCTTCCTAATAACTCCATCAGTTACTATGAAAGCCCTCCTCCCCTCGATATTCCTTAAGTACTCCAGGGATCCATAACCAAACACTATCGTTTTTGGTGAAGTGAATTCCCACATAAATTCAGGCCCTCAAATGAACTCTGTGGGAACCTTGCTTGCAGTCTTTACAAGCTCCGTAGCTGCCTTCGTGTAGCGCATGATCTTAGCCATGTTACCCGTAAGTTTGATCTTGCGTAGCAGTAAAGCTTGAATTGGATCAAGCTGGCCCATCACTATCTTCTTCCAATTTGAGTAAGGCCCCTCAATGACGTATGCTGCCCTCTTAGCATCCCTACTTGGTACCGTATAGGCTTCGCGACATTTACCATGCCAGAGATCCAAGTAGAAGACTGCCTCCTTGTCTAGACCTCCATCCGGCGTTATTATGAAGAGGAAGTCTCCCTCCCAATCCTTTGCAGCTTCCTCATAAGCCTTGTTTTTATTAAGCTCCTCTTGAAAGGCTTTAATCCACTCTTCGCTTGGGAACTTATACCTTTTCTCCACGCATGGTCACCAAATCATCCTTTCTAATTCAATGCATATAAGAATTGCTCTTGTGGTTAAAGGTTATTTGTGATTATTAATATTATTGATAATGCTATGAAGCGCCATTAACGGTTATCATAGAGCACTAATCCTCGTTTCAAGAAGCTCTATCTTAATCTCTTTCTTAATGCCTTCAAGAATCTCCTTAACGTTTACTACGTTAGCTTCTGGCGGGTACACGCCCTTCTTGATGTTCTCAGCCTTTAGGAGCTTCAAGGCAGTAAGTACTGCTGGTAGGGCAGTTGCTTTACAAGCATCTCTACAAGCCATACCGTACCTAACAATGTATTCATCGTCTCCTCTAACGCCCTTGAGGACAACCCCCAAGCCTAACCCGGTTAATGCATAGTCGCCTAAGCGCTCATAGAGAGGGGTAATCGATTTCTCCAGCTCTTCAGGTAGTGTGATTTCAGGTAATGCTAGGGTTATGGCTATGGCGATATCTCTAGCCTTAAAGACGTTTTCACCCACCCTTATCTCCTTGAGGCTTGTTAGTCCAAGAGCCGAGAAGGCCTTTGCCAACTCGTTTAGGCCCGATGGCCAGACTCCCCCTTTATTGTACACGTTCCTCTTAACCTTAATGTAACGTGGTATGGTGACCGGCTCTGGATGACCAACATTCGCCACCTCCCAAGCCCCTATCGGCTTAGGAAACTCAAATAGCTCAGGCTCTGAGAGTGCCTTGACCCTCACCCACCTTCCATCCCTATATGTAGGAATCATACCAGATATAGCGTGAAAGTAGTGATCTACAATTGCTGGTCCTAAAGCTGGATCTATTGCCGTCCAAACCCAGTAGGTTCCAATCTCATATACTTCGTCGAGCCTTTGCGCTCCGTAGTAAGCTAATAGGTTCGTGATGCCGGGTGTAGCACCCATCCCTATTATCGCTGCAACCCCTCTCCTTTGCGCCTCTTCATGGAGTCTTAAAGCCTCCTCTGTGGCATCATAATCATCATTTATGTCAACGAAGTTTATGCCAGCCCTCAAGGCAGCCCTTAAAACCGATACACCAAACTTATAGAAAGGACCTAACGCGCTTATAACTACATCAGAGCCTCTAAGAGCTTCTACTAGAGAGTCTTCATTTGAAGCATCAACGTGCAAAACCCTCACGTTACCACCCGCTGTCTTCGCTACCTTCTCAGCTCTCTCAACGTTCTTATCAGCAATCACTACTTCCAGCTTTGAATCTAAGTTGCATAGCTCATGAACCATCATGGAGCCTATGTGACCAGCCCCACCCAATACCATGACCCTCTCCTCACCCATGGACATCCCCCTAACGAGCATTCCACAATTAAATAGTGGGTGGAAATGTTAAGAACTTAAGCTCTAGCTTTAAATGTCTTAATCTCATCTCTCCGTAACTAGGTATGGGCGCTTATTCCTTATGAGATCACTTCAATGATAAACTTCTTTGATAACCCACTCTAGTCCTAGCTCCTTAAGCTTTTCTGGCGTTGGCCTGCCCTCCTCATCCCACCCTCTATACCTGTAGTAAGCATCTAGTAGGGGTTCAAGGTTCACTACATGCCCTTTCGCGGGTCCTTCAGGTAGCGGCTCTTCCAGTAATCGTCTTGGAAGTGTGTCATCAGCCCTTCTTAGGCCCTCCCTCACATTGAAGGCTCTTTGCAGATTGTAAATCCTCTCCCCTGTCCTCCTAAAATCCTCGACCGTAAAGTTCCAGCCAGTAACACTTGAGATTAATGCTGCCCAATCCTCAGCTGTCAGAACTATCCCAACAAACTTGCACGCTCCAACAGCGTCAAGGACTGTTAGCGCATCCTCTAAATCTTTTACCACCTTAGCCGTTTCAGGAATTTCTTGAAGTATGTCTCCCACATAGCACTGCTCAACAACTAGGAACGGTATTGACAGGAATGTGGGTCCTTGAACGTAAGCTGTAATGTGGCATCCCCCGCGGTTAGCTGTCGCGTACGCTAATCCCACCAGCTTGGCAGCTCTAGGATCGTAGGCTGGAAGCTCTAATCCCTTAACGTGCATAGCAAATTTCTCGGATCCTCTACCTATTCTCTTAGAGGCGGCCCTCGTTCCTTCAGCCAGCAAATCTCCTATCCCCTCCCTTCTAGCTATCTTGTGCACAAGCTCTATCATGACGCCCGCATCGCCAAATTTAATTTCTAGCCCACCGGTATCCTCCTTCGTCAGAAGTCCCCTCTCGTAACACTCCATAGCGAAGGCTATTGTGCTCCCAGCAGATATGGTATCGAGACCATATTCGTTGCATAGGAAGTGTGCATGCGCAATAGCATTTAGATCATCAATCTCGCACATCCCCCCAAACGATCCAAGTGACTCGTACTCCGGTCCCTCGCCGCTACTAGCATAGCGGTCCTTAACCTCACACACTCTGCCACATGCTATTGGACAAGCGAAACAAGCTTTCCTGTTCTTCAGTATCTTCTCTGAAATCGCCATCCCGTTTATGTTCTCGGCTCCTCTAAACACTCCAATTTGCCAATTCCTTGTTGGAAACCCTCCCTGAGCATTTACTAGGTCTAGGACTGCAGCTGTTCCATAAGCCCCCAGCGACATCTTCAGTATGCTTTCACCAACTTGTTCCTGCATCTTCTTGACCTGCTCCATGACCGCATCTTCATCGGCGACCTTAATCCTCATGGCCCCCCTCACGGCAATAGCCTTTAATCGCTTGGAGCCCATAACTGCACCCATTCCACATCTTCCAGCCGCTCGCCCCCAACCTGGTCTATCAGCATCGTTTATGATGGCTGCGTACTTCACTAAGTTCTCTCCAGCAATTCCTATACACGCTACTTTGAAGTCGTCTCCGAGCTCCTCCTTTATCAGCTTCGTGGTCTCCGACGTACTCTTACCCCAAAGGTGGTTTGCATCCCTGAGCTCAACCCTTCCGCTATCTATCACGAGGTACACAGGCTTTGGTGAAACTCCCTCAAGTATTATGCCGTCAAAGCCCGATCGCTTTAGGGCAACGCCCCAGAAGCCACCTGAACTAGCAAGCCCCCATATGTTGGTGAGGGGCGACTTTGAGACAGCTACATACCTACCAGTGGTTGGGGCAGGAATTCCGGTTAAAGGACCCGTCATGAGTATCAACTTATTATGTGGACCAAGAGGATCCACACCTCTCTTAACTTCCTCAAAGAGGTACTTAGTTGCTAGCCCACCACAACCTAAGAACATTCTGAGCACATCTTCATCAGGATGCTCCTCGCTCATCCTCTCTACGCTTAGATCCACT encodes:
- a CDS encoding iron-containing alcohol dehydrogenase is translated as MWEFTSPKTIVFGYGSLEYLRNIEGRRAFIVTDGVIRKLSFVDRTINYLKEAKFEVEVFDEVEPEPSKETVIRCAERARLFEPDWIIGLGGGSCIDAAKASWVLYERPDIRVEEISPLLALGLRKKARFIAIPTTSGTGSEATWAIVITDTVENRKMELASRELVADVAILDPQLPLTMPKSLVADSGVDALVNALEAYISQWRNYFSDNLATVAIRTIFKYLPRSYKDDRDKEAKEKMHYAATMAGLAFSNSQVCIAHAMGHALGALFKIPHGRSLAVVLKCALEYMAKAAMDRFGSLANAIGIRAETDEEAFNKFMEALGNLLREVNEPTSIKELGISFEDLRNNLDGLAERALASTGTITSPRVPTLEDYKKLFLYAYEGKTVDF
- a CDS encoding SCP2 sterol-binding domain-containing protein, translated to MEKRYKFPSEEWIKAFQEELNKNKAYEEAAKDWEGDFLFIITPDGGLDKEAVFYLDLWHGKCREAYTVPSRDAKRAAYVIEGPYSNWKKIVMGQLDPIQALLLRKIKLTGNMAKIMRYTKAATELVKTASKVPTEFI
- a CDS encoding PHP domain-containing protein gives rise to the protein MIIADLHVHSHNSIDSFLDPQRIIEVALKRGLNCVAVTDHNTVRGGLELVREAKSYQGFIAIPGVELKTNIGDVILLFIEEEVKIKSYNEVLDYAESMDALTVLAHPYRGHVMIDDVAKKVHAIEVLNSRSDKIANSKAYNLALKLGKPMIAGSDAHMAFEIGKAVTIVNGSTIEDVRKAIIKGSAQIAGSESNLMVHAFSLAAKLAKIIMGKHKWDW
- a CDS encoding aldehyde ferredoxin oxidoreductase family protein; its protein translation is MPGGYMGKILRVDLSVERMSEEHPDEDVLRMFLGCGGLATKYLFEEVKRGVDPLGPHNKLILMTGPLTGIPAPTTGRYVAVSKSPLTNIWGLASSGGFWGVALKRSGFDGIILEGVSPKPVYLVIDSGRVELRDANHLWGKSTSETTKLIKEELGDDFKVACIGIAGENLVKYAAIINDADRPGWGRAAGRCGMGAVMGSKRLKAIAVRGAMRIKVADEDAVMEQVKKMQEQVGESILKMSLGAYGTAAVLDLVNAQGGFPTRNWQIGVFRGAENINGMAISEKILKNRKACFACPIACGRVCEVKDRYASSGEGPEYESLGSFGGMCEIDDLNAIAHAHFLCNEYGLDTISAGSTIAFAMECYERGLLTKEDTGGLEIKFGDAGVMIELVHKIARREGIGDLLAEGTRAASKRIGRGSEKFAMHVKGLELPAYDPRAAKLVGLAYATANRGGCHITAYVQGPTFLSIPFLVVEQCYVGDILQEIPETAKVVKDLEDALTVLDAVGACKFVGIVLTAEDWAALISSVTGWNFTVEDFRRTGERIYNLQRAFNVREGLRRADDTLPRRLLEEPLPEGPAKGHVVNLEPLLDAYYRYRGWDEEGRPTPEKLKELGLEWVIKEVYH
- a CDS encoding class I SAM-dependent methyltransferase; the encoded protein is MAVKTTLFFPTPEEVVLKMLELAKARKDDVLYDLGCGDGRVLVIAAKKIGLKCVGVEIKKDLVEQARRRVSREGLQDLIEIHHGDLFQFDVSCATIVYLYLTTELNAQLKPKLERELKKGVRVVSHQFEVPGWRPVKVEGLADFFGQPHKLYLYVIGESDATLKP
- a CDS encoding saccharopine dehydrogenase NADP-binding domain-containing protein; the encoded protein is MGEERVMVLGGAGHIGSMMVHELCNLDSKLEVVIADKNVERAEKVAKTAGGNVRVLHVDASNEDSLVEALRGSDVVISALGPFYKFGVSVLRAALRAGINFVDINDDYDATEEALRLHEEAQRRGVAAIIGMGATPGITNLLAYYGAQRLDEVYEIGTYWVWTAIDPALGPAIVDHYFHAISGMIPTYRDGRWVRVKALSEPELFEFPKPIGAWEVANVGHPEPVTIPRYIKVKRNVYNKGGVWPSGLNELAKAFSALGLTSLKEIRVGENVFKARDIAIAITLALPEITLPEELEKSITPLYERLGDYALTGLGLGVVLKGVRGDDEYIVRYGMACRDACKATALPAVLTALKLLKAENIKKGVYPPEANVVNVKEILEGIKKEIKIELLETRISAL
- a CDS encoding metal-dependent hydrolase — its product is MPVKIRWLGHATFMLTFKGKRLLIDPWISNNPACPIRITDLEHIDFIVITHDHFDHYGDAAEIARKYKSRIIGVPELIWKLEGEGLSGLALNIGSLVDVNGVFKVALVPAAHTCTIGKPVGVIVDIDGFRIYHMGDTGYTIEFQAIKEAFNPEVVLIPIGGHYTMGPREAALALRVLRPKVAIPMHYATFPVLVKSADDFVNEVKRLAPDVKVIVLKPGGEVEV